In Planctomycetaceae bacterium, one genomic interval encodes:
- the pilM gene encoding type IV pilus assembly protein PilM, which translates to MAKVNSVWGIDIGQCALKALKLTNREGELTIDAVDIIEHETVLSHSEGREHELIRAALETFAARNKLVGCSVAITVPGQSSFTRFVKLPPVETKRIPDIVKFEAEQQIPFPMDEVLWRWQPFQDPDSPDVEVGIFAMKRVDIEQILAYFNETAIPVDIVQTVPLALFNFMTYDKQVTSEGATLLMDVGTAKTDLVIADGPRLWTRTIQIGGSNFTEALVKAFKLSFDKAQKLKRSAATSKYARQIFQSMRPVFSDLVQEVQRSIGYYTSLHRETRFKRLVGLGNGFRLPGLQRFLEQNLNVPVVRVDGFNAATPGRGVSVPMLTENVLSFAPAYGAALQGVAAAPIRTNLLPQEIARKRLWNKKRPWFAAAAALIIAALVFPLYRSYADLSALGPNEHFERAKSITQRLDRLRGEDAKVTKELESASSNIDKYFDLFAHRQFWPRAEELISRAIAADKAASDQLKLKDFAAHAMIVDREKIALNEMPEPAGVDKSLKEALNATDVRARLEAVKAIQPGNARVARAHASLKKMVEFLDIPRAKRRVMVVSEISPLYVANTASASGAVPPPPPAPKSGGPAGAAAPPVDIPRGFAIKIVASTPLDRNGSIEMLSAFRRAITDLLTEKGYSSIAFDSLTWEFLASRGDAKVTDPLTGEPSNLDTDFTLTLVLAVAGDGLKDVRPAADSATPQKK; encoded by the coding sequence ATGGCAAAAGTAAACAGCGTCTGGGGCATCGACATCGGCCAGTGTGCCCTCAAGGCCCTCAAGCTGACCAACCGCGAGGGCGAACTGACGATCGACGCGGTCGACATCATCGAGCATGAGACCGTTCTGTCGCACTCGGAAGGGCGCGAGCACGAGCTCATTCGCGCGGCGTTGGAGACCTTCGCCGCCCGCAACAAGCTCGTCGGCTGCAGCGTGGCCATCACCGTGCCCGGTCAGAGCAGCTTCACGCGGTTCGTCAAGCTGCCGCCGGTGGAAACCAAGCGCATCCCGGACATCGTGAAGTTCGAGGCCGAGCAGCAGATCCCCTTCCCGATGGACGAAGTGCTGTGGCGCTGGCAGCCGTTCCAGGACCCCGACTCGCCCGACGTCGAGGTGGGCATCTTCGCCATGAAGCGCGTCGACATCGAGCAGATCCTGGCGTACTTCAACGAGACGGCAATTCCCGTCGATATCGTGCAGACCGTTCCGCTGGCGCTGTTCAACTTCATGACCTACGACAAGCAGGTCACCAGCGAGGGCGCCACGCTGTTGATGGACGTGGGAACGGCCAAGACCGACCTGGTCATCGCCGACGGCCCGCGTCTCTGGACGCGCACGATCCAGATCGGCGGCAGCAACTTCACCGAAGCGCTGGTCAAGGCCTTCAAGCTTTCCTTCGACAAGGCCCAGAAGCTCAAGCGCAGCGCCGCCACGAGCAAGTACGCGCGGCAGATCTTCCAGTCGATGCGCCCGGTGTTTTCGGACCTGGTGCAGGAAGTGCAGCGCAGCATCGGATACTACACCTCGCTGCACCGCGAGACGCGGTTCAAGCGGTTGGTGGGCCTGGGCAACGGGTTCCGCCTTCCGGGCCTGCAGCGGTTCCTCGAGCAGAACCTCAACGTTCCGGTGGTTCGGGTGGACGGGTTCAACGCCGCCACGCCCGGGCGGGGCGTCAGCGTTCCGATGCTCACCGAAAACGTCCTGTCCTTCGCCCCCGCCTACGGCGCGGCGCTGCAGGGCGTGGCGGCGGCGCCGATCCGCACCAACCTGCTTCCCCAGGAGATCGCCCGCAAACGCCTGTGGAACAAGAAGCGCCCGTGGTTCGCCGCCGCGGCGGCGCTGATCATCGCCGCGCTGGTATTTCCGCTGTATCGCAGCTACGCCGATCTTTCGGCCCTGGGTCCCAACGAGCATTTTGAACGCGCCAAGTCGATCACCCAGAGGCTCGACAGGCTCCGGGGGGAAGACGCCAAAGTCACCAAAGAGCTCGAGTCGGCCAGCAGCAATATCGACAAGTATTTTGACCTGTTCGCCCACCGCCAGTTCTGGCCGCGCGCGGAGGAACTGATCTCCCGCGCCATCGCCGCCGACAAGGCCGCCAGCGACCAGTTGAAGCTGAAGGATTTCGCCGCCCACGCCATGATCGTCGACCGCGAGAAGATCGCCCTGAACGAGATGCCCGAGCCGGCCGGCGTAGACAAAAGCCTCAAGGAAGCCCTCAATGCCACCGACGTGCGGGCGCGTCTGGAAGCCGTCAAGGCGATTCAACCGGGCAACGCGCGTGTGGCGCGGGCGCACGCGTCGCTGAAAAAGATGGTGGAGTTCCTCGACATCCCCCGCGCCAAGCGGCGGGTGATGGTGGTTTCGGAAATCTCGCCCTTGTACGTGGCCAACACCGCCTCGGCAAGCGGGGCCGTTCCGCCGCCTCCGCCGGCGCCCAAGAGCGGCGGACCCGCCGGCGCAGCCGCCCCCCCGGTCGACATCCCCCGCGGATTCGCCATCAAGATCGTGGCCTCGACGCCGCTGGACCGCAACGGGTCGATCGAGATGCTCAGCGCGTTTCGCCGGGCCATCACTGACTTGTTGACCGAAAAAGGCTATTCCAGCATCGCCTTCGACAGCCTGACGTGGGAGTTCCTCGCTTCGCGCGGCGACGCCAAGGTAACCGACCCGCTGACGGGCGAACCCTCCAACCTCGATACCGACTTCACCCTGACGCTGGTGCTGGCGGTGGCCGGCGACGGACTCAAGGACGTCCGCCCCGCCGCCGATAGCGCCACGCCTCAGAAAAAATAG
- a CDS encoding YdjY domain-containing protein, translating to MTALHHTLIASLLLALAGAAPAQTTTQPAPPKVLKFPHLQVDLTARQITLDATVVLREGQLELLVCKAKSKEHESLLATQAQAAHLHAGLLALGLTAGKAAKYYESPVDGKGMMLPPRGARLNVQLRWKDANGVVQTADPTAWLSTTGNQQNAAMPRHWIFVGSDMLSDGTYWADSDGDVISIANFAAAVIDVPFESSDKNAQLTYQANTAAIPPLTTPVQIVITAVAGEEKAADARATVHINRFGAAQVSGREVPLDSLAQWARKLANDHARCQVVLRCDPYTTAHDIAMVRREIEVGRIFDILVEHPILNAGMLPRTTAQETQTLKNWQDKFAQAQRSVIDPVEESGKTLEQLDQEIRFTRAQLDLLTRYAHQLRQARSEYIATTQPAGAAAPAGASDK from the coding sequence ATGACAGCACTCCACCACACCCTGATCGCATCGCTGCTGTTGGCGCTGGCCGGCGCTGCGCCGGCCCAGACGACGACCCAGCCCGCCCCGCCCAAGGTCCTCAAGTTCCCCCACCTGCAGGTGGACCTGACCGCCCGCCAGATCACGCTCGACGCCACAGTGGTCCTTCGCGAGGGGCAACTGGAACTGCTGGTCTGCAAAGCCAAAAGCAAAGAGCACGAGAGCCTGCTGGCCACCCAGGCCCAGGCGGCTCACCTTCACGCCGGCCTGCTGGCGTTGGGGCTGACTGCCGGAAAAGCGGCCAAGTACTACGAGTCCCCCGTCGACGGCAAAGGCATGATGCTGCCCCCGCGAGGCGCCCGCCTGAACGTCCAGTTGCGGTGGAAAGACGCCAATGGCGTTGTCCAGACCGCCGACCCGACCGCGTGGCTCTCGACGACGGGCAACCAGCAGAACGCGGCCATGCCCCGCCATTGGATCTTCGTCGGCTCCGACATGCTCTCGGACGGCACGTACTGGGCCGACTCTGACGGCGACGTGATTTCGATCGCCAATTTTGCCGCGGCCGTGATCGATGTGCCCTTCGAGAGCTCCGACAAGAACGCGCAGTTGACCTACCAGGCCAACACCGCGGCGATTCCGCCGCTAACGACGCCGGTGCAGATCGTCATCACGGCGGTGGCAGGCGAGGAAAAAGCCGCCGACGCCCGCGCCACCGTTCACATCAACCGCTTTGGCGCCGCGCAGGTGTCGGGGCGGGAAGTGCCGCTGGATTCCCTCGCCCAGTGGGCTCGCAAACTCGCAAACGATCATGCCCGCTGCCAGGTCGTTCTGCGATGCGACCCGTACACGACCGCCCACGACATCGCGATGGTCCGCCGCGAGATCGAAGTCGGTCGCATCTTCGACATCCTGGTCGAGCACCCCATCCTCAACGCCGGCATGCTGCCGCGCACCACCGCCCAGGAGACTCAGACCCTCAAGAACTGGCAGGACAAGTTCGCCCAGGCCCAGCGGTCAGTCATCGACCCCGTCGAGGAGTCCGGAAAGACCCTCGAGCAACTCGACCAGGAAATTCGTTTTACCCGCGCCCAACTCGACCTGCTCACCCGCTATGCCCACCAGTTGCGCCAGGCCAGGTCAGAATACATCGCCACGACGCAACCGGCCGGCGCGGCAGCCCCCGCGGGAGCCTCCGATAAATGA
- the rdgB gene encoding RdgB/HAM1 family non-canonical purine NTP pyrophosphatase — translation MSATAQQRIVAATRNGGKLREIKLALAAAPVEILSLEAWPDLSEPVEDAPTFAENAALKARYYAAATGQWCLADDSGLVVDALDGRPGVHSARYAAGDCPAGSAREAIDRANNARLLAELETVDDARRTARFVCSLALADGDRIVLTAQGSVEGIIIRQRRGENGFGYDPIFLVPELGRTVAELDGQTKNQISHRGKALKQLAQMLEQMT, via the coding sequence ATGAGTGCCACGGCGCAACAACGAATTGTGGCCGCCACGCGCAACGGCGGAAAGCTGCGGGAGATCAAGCTCGCCTTGGCCGCGGCGCCGGTGGAGATTCTTTCGCTGGAGGCCTGGCCGGACCTGAGCGAACCGGTCGAAGACGCCCCGACCTTCGCGGAAAACGCGGCCCTCAAGGCCCGCTATTACGCCGCCGCCACGGGGCAATGGTGCCTTGCCGACGACTCGGGGCTGGTCGTCGACGCCCTGGACGGACGCCCGGGAGTTCACAGCGCTCGCTATGCGGCCGGCGATTGCCCCGCCGGGTCTGCCCGCGAGGCGATCGACCGAGCCAACAACGCCCGCCTGCTGGCCGAGTTGGAGACCGTCGACGACGCGAGGCGCACCGCCCGCTTCGTCTGCAGCTTGGCGCTGGCCGATGGGGACAGGATCGTCCTGACCGCACAGGGTAGCGTCGAGGGCATCATCATCCGCCAAAGGCGGGGCGAGAACGGCTTTGGCTACGACCCGATCTTTCTCGTGCCCGAACTGGGGCGCACTGTCGCCGAGCTCGACGGGCAGACCAAGAATCAGATCAGCCACCGGGGAAAGGCCCTCAAGCAGCTCGCGCAGATGCTGGAACAGATGACCTGA
- the rph gene encoding ribonuclease PH, which yields MRKRASDREHGRDAHATGSMGETPMPHDMPRLRHDGRRAGQLRAVRITPNFVGTAGGSCLIEMGGTRVICTASCESNLPPWRRELGVGWVTAEYGMLPASTGQRKSRPGAKGDSRATEIQRLIGRALRNVVCLEKIGPVTLTLDCDVLEADGGTRTAAITGAYVALSLLAERAVAAGKFQRGAIHTAVAAVSVGVVNGEAMLDLDYQEDSRADVDMNVAMVRGGKFVEIQGSSEKRPFDAGELERLLSLARAGIRQLLAAQRRAIDEGLR from the coding sequence ATGCGCAAGAGGGCCAGCGACAGGGAGCATGGGCGAGACGCCCATGCCACAGGGAGCATGGGCGAGACGCCCATGCCACACGACATGCCCAGATTACGACATGATGGCCGGCGGGCGGGGCAGCTTCGAGCGGTGCGGATCACGCCCAACTTTGTCGGCACGGCCGGCGGGTCGTGCCTGATCGAGATGGGCGGCACGCGCGTGATCTGCACGGCCAGTTGCGAGAGCAATCTGCCCCCGTGGCGGCGCGAGTTGGGGGTAGGGTGGGTCACGGCTGAGTACGGGATGCTTCCGGCGTCGACCGGTCAGCGCAAGAGCCGCCCGGGCGCCAAAGGCGACAGCCGCGCCACCGAGATCCAGCGCCTGATCGGGCGGGCGCTGCGCAACGTGGTTTGCCTGGAGAAGATCGGACCGGTGACGCTGACGCTGGACTGCGACGTGCTCGAGGCCGACGGCGGGACGCGCACGGCGGCTATCACCGGCGCGTACGTGGCATTGTCGCTGCTGGCGGAGCGGGCGGTGGCGGCAGGGAAGTTTCAGCGTGGGGCGATCCACACGGCCGTGGCGGCGGTGTCGGTGGGGGTGGTGAACGGCGAGGCGATGCTCGACCTGGATTACCAGGAAGACTCGCGGGCGGACGTGGACATGAACGTGGCGATGGTGCGCGGGGGCAAGTTTGTGGAGATTCAGGGCTCCAGCGAGAAGCGCCCGTTCGATGCGGGCGAGCTGGAGCGGTTGCTGTCGCTGGCGCGGGCTGGGATTCGACAATTGCTGGCGGCCCAGCGGCGGGCTATTGACGAGGGACTGCGATGA
- the argF gene encoding ornithine carbamoyltransferase: MIKDFISLTDFSSQQLSRLLQKALDDKKAFQAGRLPATLERKTLAMIFEKPSLRTRVSFETAMTHLGGHAIYLTKSDIGLGQRESIADGARTLDRMCDGIMARTFKHEYVVQLAQHARVPVINALTDYSHPCQAMADIMTLQELMGADLAGRKLVFVGDGNNVARSLAMVCSRLGIEFVLACPRGYEFEKDFASKLDPGAKLTVTDDTTAAVAGADAIYTDTWVSMGQEAEKAQRVEVFRSFQVNAKLMAAAGPQAVVLHCLPAYRGYEITDETFEAHAETIFRQAENRLHFQRSLLDVLIGQGGIE; the protein is encoded by the coding sequence ATGATCAAAGACTTCATCAGCCTGACCGACTTCAGTTCGCAACAGCTCTCGCGCCTGCTGCAAAAGGCCCTGGACGACAAGAAGGCCTTCCAGGCCGGGCGCCTGCCGGCCACGCTCGAGCGCAAGACGCTGGCGATGATTTTCGAGAAGCCTTCGCTGCGCACGCGCGTGAGTTTCGAGACGGCCATGACGCACCTGGGCGGGCATGCGATCTACCTGACCAAGAGCGACATCGGCCTGGGGCAGCGCGAGTCGATCGCCGACGGCGCTCGGACGCTGGATCGCATGTGCGACGGCATCATGGCCCGCACGTTCAAGCACGAGTACGTCGTGCAGCTGGCCCAGCACGCACGCGTGCCGGTCATCAATGCCCTGACCGACTACTCGCACCCCTGCCAGGCGATGGCCGACATCATGACGCTGCAGGAGCTGATGGGGGCCGACCTCGCCGGGCGCAAGCTCGTCTTCGTGGGCGACGGTAACAACGTGGCCCGCAGTCTGGCGATGGTCTGTTCGCGGCTTGGCATCGAATTCGTGCTGGCCTGCCCGCGCGGGTATGAGTTCGAGAAAGACTTCGCCTCAAAGCTCGACCCCGGCGCCAAGCTCACGGTGACCGACGACACGACGGCGGCAGTGGCCGGCGCCGATGCGATCTACACCGACACCTGGGTCTCGATGGGGCAGGAGGCGGAAAAGGCCCAGCGCGTCGAGGTCTTCCGCTCGTTCCAGGTCAATGCGAAACTGATGGCCGCGGCTGGGCCGCAGGCGGTCGTGCTGCACTGCCTGCCGGCGTACCGCGGATATGAGATTACCGACGAGACGTTCGAGGCTCACGCCGAGACGATTTTCCGCCAGGCGGAAAACCGCCTGCATTTCCAGCGCAGCCTGCTGGATGTGCTGATCGGGCAGGGCGGGATCGAGTGA
- the argB gene encoding acetylglutamate kinase, with product MEEAITKAGALIEALSYIQRFRDKIIVIKVGGSIMDDPSAMKGLLTDVVFMRTVGMRPVIIHGGGKSISAAMESLGLKVEFVQGRRYTDTAALNVVEHVLCNEINRQMVDEMQRLGASAMGLHTLSSCVLQGQRLYLETEGKKIDLGLVGKVTQVNAALVAMLCAAGTIPVIAPLARDASGAKLNCNADTAAGEVAAALVAEKLVMVSDTHGIRTDAADPDSFASLVTEAQIQKMIADKTISGGMLPKVESCLRALDAGVARTHIIDGRFSHSLLLEIFSDRGVGTLIQK from the coding sequence ATGGAAGAAGCGATCACCAAAGCCGGGGCTTTGATTGAAGCCCTTTCGTACATCCAGCGGTTCCGCGACAAGATCATCGTCATCAAGGTCGGCGGGTCGATCATGGATGACCCCTCGGCCATGAAGGGCCTGCTCACCGACGTCGTCTTCATGCGTACCGTCGGCATGCGGCCGGTGATTATCCACGGCGGGGGCAAGTCGATCTCGGCGGCGATGGAGTCGCTGGGGCTCAAGGTCGAGTTCGTGCAGGGGCGGCGGTATACGGACACGGCGGCGTTGAACGTCGTCGAGCACGTGCTGTGCAACGAGATCAACCGCCAGATGGTCGACGAGATGCAGCGCCTGGGCGCCAGCGCGATGGGGCTGCACACCCTGAGCAGTTGCGTGCTGCAGGGGCAGCGGCTTTACCTGGAGACCGAGGGCAAGAAAATCGACCTGGGCTTGGTGGGCAAGGTCACGCAGGTCAACGCCGCGCTGGTGGCGATGCTGTGTGCGGCTGGGACCATTCCAGTGATCGCCCCGCTGGCGCGCGACGCCAGCGGCGCCAAGCTCAACTGCAACGCCGACACGGCGGCAGGCGAAGTGGCGGCGGCGCTGGTGGCCGAGAAGCTGGTGATGGTGTCGGACACGCACGGTATCCGCACCGATGCGGCCGACCCGGACAGCTTCGCCTCGCTGGTGACCGAAGCGCAGATTCAGAAGATGATCGCTGACAAGACGATCAGCGGCGGGATGCTGCCCAAAGTGGAATCGTGCCTGCGGGCGCTGGACGCGGGGGTGGCCCGCACACACATTATCGACGGACGGTTCAGCCATTCGCTGCTGCTGGAGATCTTCTCCGACCGCGGCGTGGGCACGCTCATTCAGAAATAA
- a CDS encoding biopolymer transporter ExbD has protein sequence MKILLVLSPLILVAATAPIGATICGAVAISRIRRSGGAMCGLPLAVADVLIFPLLLLDAIIFYSAALGFGLRHGTMQEQSIWAWSACLVCIVADFLIARWAWRAANRPVATSPASAAPASPAVPQPSFDYARQVVKAPAVGLIIAGAINLAVLAAVGAFSLISWNNALPRVQVQETARDSSYRELPDQPRPVAQVSVSRGMSRGVLLVAAATIPSIIIFIAAIRMLRLRGRGLAIAGSILALIAAPGSIIGLPFGIWALVVLNKREVMEAFAALRAQKVRSRAWVVILAVVGSLAVLAGAAGFVGVYLRDRMRAAEEDQLYLVKRSALDSDLQTINSQVQLYKIQHNDRLPGLRDGNFDGEWFKLQLTRRTNAAGQLGLGSASPHEYPYGPYLVSLPGNPFVNAPASTVVKGGPGSSPCDGTSGWWVRTTTGEVSPNHKTASPSGQASSRPRPLALRVRADGTMTIDGRAVTLEQWEKMAPEFLAKNPGAGAGIHADEGVKLEQLQRVVDVLRRNGVVTASIGYALPALEKERAAQSQPASGVSQTLLVNIRKDGALAVDGRELTLEQLQQKVEGMVRDSPDLDVTVRVDAEARHMHFARVLDVLRRAGVKSSRIKFSVSDRQ, from the coding sequence ACCGCTGATTCTGGTAGCCGCGACGGCCCCGATTGGGGCGACCATCTGCGGGGCCGTGGCGATTTCCAGAATCCGCCGCTCCGGCGGGGCGATGTGCGGGCTGCCCCTGGCGGTGGCCGACGTGCTGATCTTCCCGCTGCTGCTTCTGGACGCGATCATCTTCTATAGCGCCGCGCTTGGGTTTGGCCTGAGGCACGGCACGATGCAAGAGCAATCAATCTGGGCCTGGTCCGCCTGCCTTGTGTGCATCGTGGCGGACTTCCTGATTGCTCGCTGGGCCTGGCGTGCGGCGAATCGGCCGGTTGCCACGTCGCCTGCCTCCGCTGCGCCGGCGTCTCCAGCCGTGCCACAACCGTCATTCGATTACGCCCGGCAGGTTGTCAAAGCCCCGGCGGTGGGTCTGATCATCGCTGGGGCGATCAACCTGGCGGTGCTGGCGGCGGTGGGGGCGTTCAGCCTGATTAGTTGGAACAACGCCCTGCCTCGCGTGCAGGTGCAGGAAACCGCGAGGGACAGCAGCTACAGGGAACTGCCCGACCAGCCCCGCCCCGTGGCGCAGGTCTCCGTCAGCCGCGGGATGTCCCGGGGCGTGCTGCTGGTGGCCGCCGCGACGATTCCATCGATCATCATCTTCATAGCGGCAATTCGTATGCTGCGCCTTCGCGGCCGCGGGCTGGCCATCGCCGGATCGATCCTGGCGCTGATCGCCGCTCCCGGCAGCATCATCGGTCTGCCCTTTGGCATCTGGGCGCTGGTGGTGCTCAACAAGCGCGAGGTCATGGAAGCCTTCGCGGCTCTACGCGCGCAAAAAGTGAGAAGCCGCGCTTGGGTTGTCATTTTGGCGGTCGTGGGCAGTCTGGCGGTTTTAGCCGGCGCTGCGGGCTTCGTCGGCGTCTACCTCCGGGATCGGATGCGGGCAGCGGAAGAAGATCAACTGTACCTTGTCAAACGATCCGCGTTGGATTCAGATCTCCAGACAATCAACTCTCAAGTGCAGCTATACAAGATACAGCACAACGACCGGCTGCCCGGGCTTCGCGACGGCAATTTTGACGGCGAATGGTTCAAGCTGCAGTTGACCAGACGAACGAACGCAGCGGGGCAGTTAGGCCTGGGTTCCGCCTCGCCTCACGAATACCCATATGGGCCATATCTGGTGTCGCTGCCTGGCAACCCCTTTGTGAATGCCCCTGCTTCCACGGTGGTTAAAGGCGGGCCTGGTTCATCTCCCTGCGATGGAACCAGCGGCTGGTGGGTGAGGACGACGACGGGTGAAGTGTCGCCGAATCACAAAACCGCGAGTCCTTCGGGGCAAGCTTCGTCGCGCCCGCGGCCGCTGGCGCTGCGCGTCAGGGCGGATGGGACGATGACAATCGATGGCAGGGCGGTGACGCTTGAGCAGTGGGAGAAGATGGCTCCGGAGTTTCTGGCGAAGAACCCCGGGGCGGGGGCGGGGATTCATGCTGACGAGGGCGTCAAGCTTGAGCAGTTGCAGCGGGTGGTCGACGTGCTGCGGAGGAATGGCGTGGTGACGGCCTCGATCGGCTACGCCTTGCCGGCGCTGGAGAAGGAGCGGGCGGCGCAGTCGCAGCCGGCCAGTGGGGTGAGCCAGACGCTGCTGGTCAACATCCGCAAGGACGGGGCGTTGGCCGTCGACGGCCGCGAGCTCACGCTGGAGCAGTTGCAGCAGAAGGTTGAGGGCATGGTACGTGACAGCCCGGATCTGGATGTGACCGTGCGGGTGGACGCGGAAGCCCGGCACATGCATTTTGCGCGGGTGCTGGATGTGCTCCGCCGTGCCGGGGTCAAATCATCACGAATAAAGTTTTCGGTTTCTGATCGCCAGTAG